The Gemmatimonas sp. DNA window GAAGCCACGCGCGCCACCATGGCCCCCGTGCGTGGCGTGCCGTTCGTGGCCCGCGCCGTGCTTGCCGTGTTCAAGCATCCGGTGCTCCTGCGTTCTGCGTTGCTTGGCGCACGACTGTTCCGCGCCACGCGGTTGCCGCAGTTGCTCGCGCAAATCTTGCCGGCGCGACTCGCCTTCCCCATGGCGATGATCGCGTCCACCACGCCGGCCAACCTGCGTGCCCGCGCGGTATGCGGTGAGCGCACGATGTCGAACCGCACACCGGTGTCGCCGCCGGTGTCGCCGCCGCTGGCTCCAGCGGTGTCGGCCACCTGCCTCACCGGCTGCGTCATGTCCGGCCTGTTTTCACACGTGAACGACGCAACGGATCGTGTGCTCACGCACAACGGCTTTCAGCTGCGAGCCACGCGCGCCCAGGGCTGCTGCGGCGCCCTGCATGCGCATGCCGGCGATCTCGAAAGTGCGCGCGCGCTGGCCCGCATCAACGTGGCCGCCTTCGAGCAATCGGGAGCCGACGTCATCGCGGTCAACTCGGCCGGCTGCGGCGCCATGCTCAAGCAGTACGGACATCTGCTGCACGACGATCCCGCGTGGGCAGCACGGGCCGAGCGCATCAGCGCGCGCACGCGTGACATCTCGGAGTTGCTGGCCACCGTTGGACCCATCGCCGGCACGGCATCGGTGGCGCTGCGCGTCACGCACGATCCGCCCTGTCACCAGATGCATGCCCAACGCGTGGTGTCGCCACCACTCGCGGTGCTGCGCGCCATTCCCGGACTCGCGCTCATTCCACTCGAAGACGCCGATCAATGCTGCGGGTCGGCCGGTATTTACAACCTGGTTGAGCCCGATACCTCCGACGCCGTACTCGCACCCAAGCTGGCGCGCATCGCCGAGAGTGGTGCCGATTGGGTGGCCACCGGCAATCCCGGCTGCATGATGCAAATCGGCGCGGGCTTGCTGCGCAGTGGGTCGCGCGCGCGTGTCGTGCATCCCATCGAACTGCTCGACGCGTCGTACGAGCGCGAGACGTGACATCGATCGGCGCCGGTCGCGTCGTGATCATCGCATTCGACGGCATCGTCGCCGATACGCTGCCACTGCGCGCCAAGGCTCTCGCCGATGCGATAGCGCGCGAGTGTACCGTACTCGACATCACCGTTGGCGCGGTCGAACTTCAGGCGATGCTGCTACCACGGCTACCAGGCCGCACGTTACAGGAATGCGCAACGGCCGCGGTCACCGAGCTTCCGGTGTTGCAGCATGAGCGGCTGCGTCATGATCTCACCGCACACGACCTCATCGCGATGCGCGCGCAGAACGCGTGGTCGGCCACGGTCGCGCACGGTATTCCACTTCGTGAAGGAGTGGGGTTGCGCATCGCGACCATGGTAGCGCGTGGGGTGCGCGTGGTCATGCGCAGTGATTCTCACCGCCGGGAAGTGGAACCGATCTTGCGCCTCGCGAGTCTCGAAGACAGCACGTTGTTCGTGCGCTGCGCCGATGATCTGCCGCACAGAGCAGGGGTCACGTCGTTGCGGGCAAGCTTTGAAGCGATCGACACCCGTCTTGAGCGTCAGCGACTTCCGCGCGAACAACGTGACGCAGTCGAGGTTGCCGACGGAACGGCGGCGTTTGCTCTGGGGTTTTCAGCAACGAGCCGCACTGCGCTCTGAGAGCGACTAGCGCCTGGAATGGTATGACCCAGTGCGTGTCATATATCACGAAGTTCGAATGGAGGCCGCGCGAATGTTGCCACGAGCGGTTAGTCCCCGATACCTTTTCCAAGCTGATCTATTGCTGAAGTCTTTGTTGAGGTGTGCCGTTGTCCGACGCTGACGCGATCTCCCCGAGCATCACAAGCCTGACGCCTCCGGAGCTGTCACCGATGGTGGCGCCTCCGGCTGTGCCTCAGGCTGTGCATCTGGCGGCGCCTGTCCTTGTGTATCCGGAGCCGTTGTCGGCCCATGACGCCGCCGCGTATAACGATCTGCGCAGCGAGTCGGCGTGGTTCGAATCGGCTGGTCAGTGGAGCACATTCCGCGGCCCGAAGGCCGCCGAGGCGCTCAATGGACTCGTCACCAACGACGTCACGCAGCTTCGCCCCGGCGAGGGTCAGCACGCTGTGGCGCTGACACCCAAGGGTAAGGTGCTCTGCGACATGCTGATCTTCCGCATGGACGAGGAGACGTTCATGCTCACGCTGCTGCGCACGTGCGCGCCGCAGTGGCTCGCGACCGCTCGCAAGTACGTGAACCCACGTCTCGCGAAAGTCGACGACGAATCGGACAAGTGGAGCACGTGGATGCTGTACGGCGCGCAGGCGCTGAAGGCCGTGGCCGCGCTCGGCGGCGCCAATCACACGGTCGAAGATCTGGGCGATGTGATGATGCAGGGACTCGCCGAGTGGAAGCTGTGGCAGCATGGTCTCTGGAATATCGGACCGGTCAACGTACGGCTCATTCGCGCGCCGCTGATGGGCACGCTGCCTGGCTTCATCATCATGGCGGATACCCGTGACGCCGAGGTCGTGCGCGTGCGTCTCGAGAAGTCGGTGTACCGGCACGCCACGCGAGCGGTGTGGAATACCGCACGCGTGGAAGGCGGACGTCCGGCGTGGGGACTCGACATGGACGACAACACGATCCCGCAGGAAGCGAATCTCGACACGCTGGGCGCGATTTCATTCACGAAGGGCTGCTACACAGGACAGGAAACCGTGGCCCGCATCCACTTCCGCGGACACGTGAATCGCCGCCTGCGCGGACTCCTCGGCGCGTCAGCACTGCCGCAGCATGGCCAAGTGGTGGACGCCACCGGCAAACTGGTGGGCGACGTGCGCAGCTCGGTGATCTCGCCGCGCCTGGGGCCGATCGCGATCGCGATGCTGCGACGGGAAGTGCAGGAAGGCGACACGGTGATCGTGGAAGGCACCGAAGGCCCGATCACCGCCGAAGTGCGCGAACTTCCGTTCCCCGAGTAGTTCCGAAGCTCAGAACTGAGCACTGAAGTTCGCTGAACTCTGACCACTATACACGGTCAGACGCCTGAATTCTGACCACTGACCACTGGGCCGATGGTAAAGCGCCAGTGTTCAGTGTTCAGTGGTCAGAATTCTGACATCAGACGTCGGCGGATTCAACCAGTGAGTGCAACAGGGCGTAGTTGCACACACTCACTGGAGCAACGAGATGGTGGAGCGAGGTCGACCGGGGCTATCGAGGGCGGAGAAGAACGTGGTGTGGGTGCAGTATCGGGCGGGAGCGTCGTT harbors:
- a CDS encoding heterodisulfide reductase-related iron-sulfur binding cluster; this encodes MSSVTSGASTPPSCALPGTPLALASKGLDACVHCGFCLQACPTYVNLEDENDSPRGRLVLMRRMLEGDIALDDPTTAQHIDRCLGCRACETACPSGVPYGDLLEATRATMAPVRGVPFVARAVLAVFKHPVLLRSALLGARLFRATRLPQLLAQILPARLAFPMAMIASTTPANLRARAVCGERTMSNRTPVSPPVSPPLAPAVSATCLTGCVMSGLFSHVNDATDRVLTHNGFQLRATRAQGCCGALHAHAGDLESARALARINVAAFEQSGADVIAVNSAGCGAMLKQYGHLLHDDPAWAARAERISARTRDISELLATVGPIAGTASVALRVTHDPPCHQMHAQRVVSPPLAVLRAIPGLALIPLEDADQCCGSAGIYNLVEPDTSDAVLAPKLARIAESGADWVATGNPGCMMQIGAGLLRSGSRARVVHPIELLDASYERET
- a CDS encoding glycine cleavage T C-terminal barrel domain-containing protein; the encoded protein is MSDADAISPSITSLTPPELSPMVAPPAVPQAVHLAAPVLVYPEPLSAHDAAAYNDLRSESAWFESAGQWSTFRGPKAAEALNGLVTNDVTQLRPGEGQHAVALTPKGKVLCDMLIFRMDEETFMLTLLRTCAPQWLATARKYVNPRLAKVDDESDKWSTWMLYGAQALKAVAALGGANHTVEDLGDVMMQGLAEWKLWQHGLWNIGPVNVRLIRAPLMGTLPGFIIMADTRDAEVVRVRLEKSVYRHATRAVWNTARVEGGRPAWGLDMDDNTIPQEANLDTLGAISFTKGCYTGQETVARIHFRGHVNRRLRGLLGASALPQHGQVVDATGKLVGDVRSSVISPRLGPIAIAMLRREVQEGDTVIVEGTEGPITAEVRELPFPE